The genomic stretch ATGTAATGTGGCATTTCAAAAGGAATCTCTAAGGAAAATTCCACCAATCCCATAAACTCGCCATTCTCGTACCAGGGGGTTTGGTAAATCAATTTTTTCACACCGTTTTTCTCGATCGTGTAAGCATTCGTGGCATGTTCCTCCATCAACCGCACCAACTTCGTCCGGGCAGGCTCCGGGTGACAATCCAACACGTTCTGTCCGACAAGATCACCATGATTCGTTTTTTGAGATTTATCATTCATTTGAAGAATCTTACCTTCTTTATCGCAAACCGTGATGGCCACGTTCAATTCTTTCATGTAATCCATAACTGTCATTTTTTAATTGATGCACAAAACTACAATTTTTCATCATGCTGTTCTTCCATTTTCACGAATTAATAGCCACCATCAACATTTTTCTTCAAATTTTCTTGAAAATATTTTGCAGTTTTCCTGAAAACCCCTATATTTGCATCGCTTTTGAGAAAATTCCTTAGTAGCTCAGTTGGTTAGAGCGGCGGACTGTTAATCCGTAGGTCGTAGGTTCAAGTCCTACCTGAGGAGCCAACGAGCTGAAAGTCAGTAGAAATACTGACTTTTTTTAATGCTCAAATATTTGATTCAAGTATTGTATATCAATATATTAACTACAAAATATCATTAATCACTGTATATTCCAACAATAAAAATTAAAGGGATTACAAGGGGAAATATCAATAAAAGTGGTCACCAAAGTGGTCACCTTCATCAAAAAAAGTGGTCACCTTCATCAAAAAAAGTGGTCACCTTTTTTCAAGAGATAAACTATTGTTTTATAGGCTATTAAAGCCAATATATTATGATAACAAGAGTAAACATTTCATTTTTTAGGTATCATTCCAAGGAAACAGAAACAGGGGAAGCACCTCTTTATTGCAGGTTATGGCATGAGAACAAGAGAAAAATTTTCTCCATTGGGTTTAAAGTTACAAGAAACAAGTGGAACCAGAACAAGCAAATGGCCACTGGAAAGTCAGAAATGGCACAGAGAATTAACACACAGATGGAGGTTATAAAGAATAAACTTGTTGAGATTGAAACAAGATTAATCATTGAAGGATCTGAAGATATTGTGGAAGACCTCTATGCCCTGTACATTGGAAAAACAACTGTCAGCAGGTCATTCATAACCCTGTTTGAAGAGAGGTACATGGCTGCAAAGAAGATGGAGGGGATAAAGTTCAAGAAAAGCACACTGGACAAGTTTAAAGATGTGTTAGAACTGGTGAGGGCATACATCAAAGAATCATATCATGCAGCAGACATCCCCATGAACAAGGTCAATTTCAAGTTCATTTCTGGATTGGAAGACTACCTTCTCTCTGTCAGGAGGCAGAAACCTGTCACCATCAATAAAAATATGCAAAGGGTAAAGCAAGTCACCACCTATGCCATGAGGTGTAATTACATTAAAATGGATCCTTTTATTGATCATTCACCATTGAAAGTGGAGAAAGAGTTGATATTTTTAACTCCTGAAGAACTTCACAAGCTGGAAAATTACCAGTTTGCACAGGAAAGACTGGCAAAGGTGAGGGATTTATACTTGTTCAGTGTCTATACAGGCTTGGCTTATCATGAGGCATTTGCTTTGCAGAAAAAGCATGTTATAATGGCATTTGATAAAAAGTTATGGATTGAGATGAAAAGGGAGAAAACAGGGAAGGCTATCAGTGTTCCTTTATTACCACAAGCCATACAAATTATCAAGAAGTATGATAATGGTGGGGATAGAGAGGCTCATGTGCTACCAGCTATCAGCAACCAGAAGATTAATTCCTACTTTAAAGAGATTGTGGAAATTGTGGGTATTAACAAGAAACTCACCCATCATACAGCCAGAAAGATATTTGCAACCACAATATTGCTCTATAATGATGTGCCCATGGAGGTGGTTAGTAAATTGCTGGGACATTCATCAATGGCTGTCACACAAAAACACTATGCCAAGGTGGTCAACAAGAAAGTGAGTGCCTGTATTAGCAATTTGGAGAGAAAATTGAATTATGGGTAAGGGGAGGTATAACACCTTCCCTCCTGTATTCAAATAAAAAACACTCATCCATACCCATGTTTTGGTAACAGATTAAAAATAGCAAAAACATGGAAACAACAAGAAAAGATTTATTAAAACTGCATTATGTAGAGTTAATTTACAAAAGCAACATTAAATCAAAAGACAGGATAAGAATAAAAGATTAACAATAAGAATAGCATGGTCTCCCCCCTCAGAGAGCTTATGAACGTGATTCTTTACGTCAACAAGACTAGCTGCCAATGAAGCATACTTCCATTAGACTTCGCCCCTAACAGACAGATTACTATTATTTCCGCAAGTGGAAACTTGAGGGATTGCTTGAGAATATCATGGACACTTTGCACGCTCTCGTTAGGAAACTCGTTGGACACAAGGAGAGTCCGAGCATGGGGATCATTGATTTTAGGAGCACAAAGACATCGCATCATACGGACCTTACCAGCAAAGGTATTGATGGGGATACAAAGATCAAAGGTAGTAAAGAACATATTGTAGTTGACTCTCTTGTCCTTCCTTTGGCTGTTGCGGTCCACGAGGTAATCCTTCATGATAACAAGGGTGCATCGAAGGTTATCGAGAAGATGAAATACAAACTTCCGAGACTGACAAAGATTCTTGCCGATGGTGGATATCAAGGTTCTTTGGGGGACTGGGTTGCTAGAAAGTTTAGCTGGGCCATGGAGATCGTTCTCCGACCAAACGAATACCCTGACAAGTTTCCAGTTTTGCCTAAAAGATGGATCGTTGAACGACCTTTCGGAGAATGTAATTTAAACTGTGTCAGCAAAAAAATAAATGATTAATTTTGCTAACACAGTTTTTTTATGGAACAAGAATTTAATTTCGAAAGCATCAAAAACAAGGCCCTGGAACAATTAAAATCAGGTAAGTCCTTGTTAGGTAAAGACGGTGCGTTTGCCCCGTTATTGGAAAGTATACTAAACGCGGCACTCGAAGGTGAAATGGAAGCCCATCTCTCTGATGAAGAACGAGAAACGGGTAATCGTCGTAACGGTAAAATGCAAAAACAAG from Butyricimonas virosa encodes the following:
- a CDS encoding site-specific integrase, coding for MITRVNISFFRYHSKETETGEAPLYCRLWHENKRKIFSIGFKVTRNKWNQNKQMATGKSEMAQRINTQMEVIKNKLVEIETRLIIEGSEDIVEDLYALYIGKTTVSRSFITLFEERYMAAKKMEGIKFKKSTLDKFKDVLELVRAYIKESYHAADIPMNKVNFKFISGLEDYLLSVRRQKPVTINKNMQRVKQVTTYAMRCNYIKMDPFIDHSPLKVEKELIFLTPEELHKLENYQFAQERLAKVRDLYLFSVYTGLAYHEAFALQKKHVIMAFDKKLWIEMKREKTGKAISVPLLPQAIQIIKKYDNGGDREAHVLPAISNQKINSYFKEIVEIVGINKKLTHHTARKIFATTILLYNDVPMEVVSKLLGHSSMAVTQKHYAKVVNKKVSACISNLERKLNYG
- a CDS encoding transposase — its product is MLENIMDTLHALVRKLVGHKESPSMGIIDFRSTKTSHHTDLTSKGIDGDTKIKGSKEHIVVDSLVLPLAVAVHEVILHDNKGASKVIEKMKYKLPRLTKILADGGYQGSLGDWVARKFSWAMEIVLRPNEYPDKFPVLPKRWIVERPFGECNLNCVSKKIND